The genomic segment ATTctttgacaacaaaaaacaaacacaaacaaataaaaaacaaaacaaccccccccccaaaaaaaaacaacaacaacaacaaaaaaacaccccaacatttacaagggggaaaaaaagcagaaaactgCACTTTTTGTATTGATCATTTCAATTGCCATCTACTCTGAACACACTCCAACATGTAGCCAACAACTGGTGAGAATATTTACAACATACTGTGCAATggattatttctttgttttcccttCAATCAAGCTTTTAATAAGAACTGGGATACAAACATAACTTCATACTTCATCTAGTTTTTCCTCTCATATATGCATTTCTCCAACCAGTTTATGAGATCTGAATTACAGATGGGACTAATTTATACCATTATGATATGCTTACTGTGTCCCAAAATCATTTCATTTAGACCAAATCAAATGAATATTTAAAAATTTATGTGTTTAAGCATAAAGGGTGTGTTGCAGTCACCATAAATTCtgttttttcattttgctttttaaCCGAAGGCTTTCATGAAACAAagcaacaggaggagtttgtattatactccatgtttggtgttacatatacttaccatgtcaaactgatgcaaactaggcctattggtttgctctgcttggccaaatttcgcgcggctaacagtgaaaagacgggcccacccgctcaagattttttttcctgatagGCTGACACAGCCACTATCTAAGGCTCACTAATCAAACAGTACTTGAAAATGtcataattattcatttatttgcacttCTTTTCACTGGAGGATTGACCTCACAGCATCATAATCCATAGGATATGAGTAGAATTATTAGACATTTTCCTAGGCTTCATATAAaagtatttaaaacaaaaacaaaacaacaacaaaaaatagaagaaaaaaaacatgatggGAGAACTGAACATGAATGGGGCAGGGCTAGTAAATTGGTAACCACCAAAAACTTTGTTGGAGGAAAATTACAGATTAAACAGTCACTGCCACTGAatcactttataaaaaaaatataacattcaCACAATTACCGGtatatgaaaagagagaaagaaaatagagtgTACATTTCAATCCATTGCTCTTTTTTCCTGTTCATCAGCCTGCAGACCACAAACCACATATTAAAAGTTTCACTGTGATACACAGTTTTTTCTAAGAAAATGATATTACTGTTTAAAGAATTCATACATATGCATTGTTTCCTGTCAATCTCTCCTTGATTcctgataaaatgaaatgatataatCTGACCATAAAGCAAATAGGAAGTAGTGATgttttaagtttaaaaaaaaatcaaccatgaGATTCAATTACTGTGCTGAGTATTTTTCACACTTTGCTTTCACAGACATGTTTGCCTTTTAGAATATGCTGTACCAGAAGAGACATTCTTTCTCATCGAGAGGAACAGTCATGTCAGGCTAATTTTCAAGtgggatgaaaaaagaaaaaaagccattcCTTTCTCAGAAACACAGGCTTAAGTAGTGCTCCTTTCTAACCATACTCTatcacatgtccagcccacctctAAACACACCTCTCCCTCGAAAGCTTGAGAAGCACCTAAGTACCAGTCTTGACAACTCAATCCATTTTGCTCAGAGATCTTTAAATCAGTCAACATATTTCACATCAACTATCATTCTGGTTCTGAGCCGGCTCGTCAAATCCTTCACTTTCAGTGACCAGTGCTCGCTCCAGAATGACGCGGCCTTCCTTGTAGCGCTGATTCTCTTCTGTGGCGAACTCGTAAATCCAGCCAAGTTTGGCGTCACACTTTTTGCAGGAGACATCACGAACCATGTGCCGTCCTGTCAGCATGACTCGGTCCTGCACTTCACTGAAGTTCAGGTTGACCACCCGGTTGAAGAGGAACGCTCTTCCTGTGGCACCTGGGGGAAATAGCAGGGATTGGTTTGAATCAGGATCCATGAACCAAGGTTTCTACTGCAGCTCTGAACTGAATTAAATCACTTTAGTCATATGGCCTATCACAAGTGTCAGTAAACTTAATTCTggtcaaaaaggaaatttttcccctaaaattatgtttatctaacatacttaccgtgacccactagtgcagactccggcagggagtccaattcctgtcctgtacaaactactatctgcctatgcagagaaaaccaAAGTAGCtttggccgataacctcccggaagtaggttacctcccctctgtatccctgactagcttcctcttttgacaTGAAAATAATGGAATTTCTCTATTTCTTATTAATAATATGATTATGAGATAAATCATGGCCACTGCCCATAAATACCTTGAGACTTTCAAAATCTCAAAATACATTAAACACTAAATTTTGGAACTGGAAAAAAGGAGACCCAACGTGTTCTGCCAGAAGGGACCTTGTGGATTACTGATGCTATGAACATGCAGAACAGCTGTATGGTTGGTGTgtaggactttcaatcagaggtcCTTGTTTTGATCTCTGTGTCCATGCTTGGTGGGTTAACCCTTTCTattccaggtacaagttaactcaaaccatgattacttcccctgtggaccaggtacaagtattctcgTACTAACACACTATTCCAGTTTTGTTCATTCTTCGGTTGGTACATTTGGCATTCAAACCTAAACCGTTTACAGATTCTGAAAGCataaaaacgaagctttgtttcaacgattaaatcaacaattctccattgattttcgctgatttagtgaaccaccctgttttttctgctgtcatctcatgtagtgctggtccaggggagttgtagcaggcatgtagctgtggggcagaatgagttatgGATGGATATTATTTATTCccatctcccaggtgaacatgtgTACAACCCTGCCAGTGTCTTAATCCCCTTCAAGATCAAACATACAAGTTTAAGATTCTATCAATCAAAGTTACTCTTGGTCAGTGCTTGGAGAGTTACAGAAAATGAACATACCAAGCAGGCatcccaaaaatggagtatg from the Babylonia areolata isolate BAREFJ2019XMU chromosome 21, ASM4173473v1, whole genome shotgun sequence genome contains:
- the LOC143296056 gene encoding protein yippee-like 5, which translates into the protein MGRIFLQHIGGTRMFSCASCDTQLTNRSELISTRFTGATGRAFLFNRVVNLNFSEVQDRVMLTGRHMVRDVSCKKCDAKLGWIYEFATEENQRYKEGRVILERALVTESEGFDEPAQNQNDS